CGCGACCGGGGCCGCACGGTCCTGCTGTCGTCGCACATCCTCAGCGAGGTCGAGGAGTTGTGCGACCGGGTGAGCATCATCCGCAAGGGCGTCACCGTCGAGAGCGGCTCCCTCGCCGACCTGCGCCATCTGACCCGGACCACCGTCACCGCCGAACTGGCGGGCCCTCCGGGCGGCCTGGCCCACCTCACCGGCGTCCACGACCTCGACGTCCAGGGCAACCGCGTCCGCCTCCAGGTCGACACCGCCGAACTCAACGCCGTCCTGCGCTCGCTGACCGAGTCCGGCGTACGGTCCCTGACCTCGACGCCGCCGACGCTGGAAGAGCTGTTCCTGCGGCACTACCAGGCGGAGGAGGTGGCCGCGCGATGACCACGACCGCCGACACCGCCCTCACCGAGCCGCTCTCCGTACGGTCCGGCGGCAGCCGTCAACTGGCCGGGACGGGAACCCTGTTGAGGTTCGCCCTGCGCCGCGACCGCGTGATGGTGCCGGTCTGGGTCGCGGTGACGGGGCTGATGGTCCTCTCCATGCCGAACAGCCTCCAGGCCCTGTACGGCACCGCCGCCGAACGCGCCGACCTCATGCGGCAGTTGACCACCAACTCCTCGCTGCGCGCCCTGGTGGGGCCGGTCTTCGACGACTCCCTCGGCGCCCTGACCGCCTGGCGCGTCGGCGTCTACGCCGGTCTCCTCGCCGCCGTCATGAGCCTCCTCGTGGTCATCCGCCACACCCGCGACGAGGAGGAGAGCGGGCGCCAGGAGCTGATCGCGTCGGGCATGGTCGGCCGCCGGGCCTCGCTGACCGCCGCCCTGCTCGCGGCGGCCGTCGCCAACGGCGGGCTCGCGCTGCTCGTCACGCTCGGGCTGGCCGGGCAGGGCGCGGCGGGGGCACTGGCCTTCGGGCTGGGGATCGCGGGCGTCGGGATGGTGTTCGCAACCATGGCGGCGGTCGTCGCGCAGCTGACGGAGAGCGCGCGGCTGGCTCGGGGGCTGACGGCGGGCGTGCTGGGGGCGGCGTTCGTGCTGCGGGCGGCGGGTGACGCCTCCGAGAACGAAGGTTCGTCTTTCTTGACCTGGGTGTCGCCGCTGGGGTGGCTCGAAAACGAGCGTTCGTTCGCGGAGGAGCGGTGGTGGGTGCTGCTGCTGTTCATCGCGGCGGCAGCCATCCAGGGCACGGTGGCGTACGCGCTCGCCGGCCGCCGCGACGTCGGCATGAGCTTCCTGCCGACCCGCCCGGGACCGGCGAACGGCCGGCTGGGTACGGCAGGTGCGCTCGCCTGGCGGCTCCAGCGCGGCAGTGTCCTCGGCTGGAGCATCGGGTTCTTCCTCGCCGGAGTCGTCTACGGCGGGCTGACCGAGGGCACGGCCGAGTTCGTCGGCGACAACGAGGCCGCCCGCGAGATCTTCGAACGCATGGGCGGGCAGTCCGGCCTGACCAACGCCTTCCTCGCGTCGATGATCGGCATGCTCGGTCTGGTCGCCGCGCTGTACATCGTCGGCGCGGTGCTCCGCCTGCACGGCGAGGAGACCTCCGGGCGCGCCGAACCGCTCCTCGCGAACCGGGTGAGCCGGCTCCGCTGGGCCGCCGGGCATCTGGTCGTCGCCTTCGGCGGAACCGTCTGGATCATGCTCCTCGCCGGTCTCGGCTTCACCCTCGGCTACGGCAAGGAGGCCGGTCCGATCCTGGGCGCCTGCCTCGTCCAGGTCGCCGGGGTGTGGGTCATCGGCGGCGCCGCCGTCCTCCTCCACGGGCTCACCCCCCGGGCGGCGGCGACGGCCTGGGGCCTCGCCGGCGCCGTCCTCCTCATCGGCTGGATCGGCCCCGCCCTCAACGCCCCCCAGGCCCTCCTCGACCTCTCCCCCTTCGGTCACCTCCCGAAGCTGCCGGGCGGCACGATGGACTGGACGCCGGTACTGACACTGACCGGGCTCGCGGTGGTGCTGGTCGCGGGGGGTCTGGCGGGGTTGCGGCGACGGGACATCAGCGTCTGAGGACAGAACCGTCGTGGAGCGGGACGCGTCCGGCGGGGCAGGGACCGACCGGAGCGGTCAGGAGCCGGGGCCGGGTCGTGCGAGGGGGCCGGGGTTGGATCGGGTGAGGGGGCCGGGGTTGGATCGGCAGAGTGTTTCCGGGTGCGGCGGGTGCACGTTGTCGGCGGTGGGCGCGGTGGCCGCGACCCTCGCCTGGGGGAACTCGGACCGGACTCAGCGGCATCTGCGGGGCGGCTTCGAGGGCGAGGACATGGACTACACCGTCCTCGCCACCGAACTCCCCTTCGTCGCCCTGGCCGGCGCCGCCCTCCCCGCCGCCGTCTGCCTGGCGATCGCGCTCCTGGTGGCCCGACGACGGAGGTCGGGGGCAGAGACGAGGGCAGAGACGGGGGCAGGGACGGGGGCAGCGGCAGGCCGAGCGTCCGGGGCGGGCGCACGGCCAGGGTCGGAGCCGGGTGCAGAAGCAGGACCGTTAGGACCAGGACCAGGACCAGGACCAGGACCGGGGCCGGGACCGGGGCCGGGACCGGGGCCGGGACCGGGGCCGGGACCGGGGCCGGGGCCGGGCGGTGGGGCGTAGTCCTCAGATCTCGACGGCCAGCCCGTCCAGTCCCCGGATCACGAAGTTCGGCTTGCGGGTCGGCTCGGTGGCGAGGGCGAGGGTCGGGGCCTTCTCCAGGAGCGCCGTCATCGAGGCCGCCAGTTCGATACGGGCGAGCGGCGCGCCGATGCAGTAGTGGATACCCGCGCTGAACGAGATGTGCGGGTTCTCCCGCCGGGTGAGGTCCAGCTTCTCCGGGTCGGCGAACACCGCCGGGTCGTGGTTCGCGGAGCCGAAGAGCATCGCGATCTCCGCGCCCCGGGGGACCGTCGTCCCGTCGATCTCGATGTCGTCCAGCACCCAGCGCTCGAACAGCTGCAACGGGGTGTCGTACCGCATCAGCTCCTCCACCGCCGCCGGCACCAGCGAGTGGTCCGCGCGCAGGGCCGCCAGCTGGTCCGGGTTGCGGAACAGCGCCCACCAGCCGTTCACTGTGGCGTTCACCGTCGCCTCGTGGCCCGCGTTCAGCAGCAGCACACAGGTCGAGATCATCTCCTGCTCGGTGAGGCGGTCGCCCTCGTCGTACGCGGCGATCAAACCCGAGATCAGGTCCTCGCCCGGCTCCGCCCTCCGGTGCGCGATCAGCTCCCGCAGATACTCCGAGAACTCCACCGACGCGCGCACCGCCCGCTTCGCAGTCTCGTCCGACGGGCTCAGCTCGTACATCCCGCAGATGTCCGCCGACCAGGGCCGCAGCTGCGCCCGGTCCGACTCGGGGATGCCCAGCATCTCGGCGATCACCGCCACCGGCAGCGGCTCCGCGACATCCGTCAGCAGGTCGCCCCCGCCCGCCTCCACCAGTCCGGCCACCAGCTCACCCGCCAGCTCCCGCACATACGGCTGCAGCTGCTCCACCGTGCGCGGGGTGAACGCCTTCGAGACCAGCCGCCGGATCCGGGTGTGGTCCGGGGGTTCCAGGTCGAGCATCCCGTGGTCGTTCAGGGTGTGGAACGGCTCGTGCTCCGCCGGCGGGGCAGTCCGGCCGAAGTCCTCGTGCGTGAACCTGTGCTGGTACGTCCGCCCGAGCCGCCGGTCCCGCAGCAACGCCGAGACGTCCGCGTGGTGCGGGACGAGCCACTGGTTCGTGGGCTCGAAGTACCGCACCCGGCCCCGGGACCGCAGCTCCGCGTACGCGGGGTACGGGTCGGCCACGAAGTCGGGGTCCCACGGGTCGAAGGCGAGGTCGGAAGCGGGGTCGGATGCAGGTGCCATGACCGGACGCTAACCCGTGAGCGGGCCGGATGAACAGGGGGAACCGGCGCGTGACCTCGGCAAAGCCGCCCTCGGAGCCCCGTCAGCCGGGCGTGACCAGCCGTGCCTCGTAGGCGAACACCGCCGCCTGCGTGCGGTCGCGCAGGCCCAGCTTGACCAGGACCCGGCTCACATGGGTCTTGATCGTGGACTCGGCGACCACCAGGCGCTCCGCCATCTCCGAGTTCGACAGCCCCTGGGCGATCAGGACCAGGACCTCGGTCTCGCGGTCGGTGAGTTCGCCGTACGCCAGCTGGGTGGCCGCCGAGGGGCGGGGCGACTGGGCCAGCTTGGAGAACTCGGTGATCAGCCGCTTGGTGACGGACGGCGCGAGAAGGGCCTCACCGGCGGCCACCACCCTCACCCCGTCGGCCAGTTGGCGGGCCGAGGCGTCCTTGAGGAGGAAGCCGGAGGCCCCCGCGCGCAGCGCCTGGTACACGTACTCGTCCAGGTCGAACGTCGTCAGCACCAGGACCTTCGCCCCGCCGTCCGAGGCCACGATCTCGCGGGTGGCCTCGATGCCGTTCAGCTCGGGCATCCGGATGTCCATCAGGACGACGTCCGGCGACAGCTCCCGGACCCGGGCGACCGCGTCCCGGCCGTTGACCGCCTCGCCGACCACCTCGATGTCCGGCATCGCGCCGAGCAGCACGGAGAAGCCCTCGCGGACCATCATCTGGTCGTCGGCGATCAGCACACGGAT
The DNA window shown above is from Streptomyces akebiae and carries:
- a CDS encoding response regulator, with amino-acid sequence MTIRVLIADDQMMVREGFSVLLGAMPDIEVVGEAVNGRDAVARVRELSPDVVLMDIRMPELNGIEATREIVASDGGAKVLVLTTFDLDEYVYQALRAGASGFLLKDASARQLADGVRVVAAGEALLAPSVTKRLITEFSKLAQSPRPSAATQLAYGELTDRETEVLVLIAQGLSNSEMAERLVVAESTIKTHVSRVLVKLGLRDRTQAAVFAYEARLVTPG
- a CDS encoding cytochrome P450, whose protein sequence is MAPASDPASDLAFDPWDPDFVADPYPAYAELRSRGRVRYFEPTNQWLVPHHADVSALLRDRRLGRTYQHRFTHEDFGRTAPPAEHEPFHTLNDHGMLDLEPPDHTRIRRLVSKAFTPRTVEQLQPYVRELAGELVAGLVEAGGGDLLTDVAEPLPVAVIAEMLGIPESDRAQLRPWSADICGMYELSPSDETAKRAVRASVEFSEYLRELIAHRRAEPGEDLISGLIAAYDEGDRLTEQEMISTCVLLLNAGHEATVNATVNGWWALFRNPDQLAALRADHSLVPAAVEELMRYDTPLQLFERWVLDDIEIDGTTVPRGAEIAMLFGSANHDPAVFADPEKLDLTRRENPHISFSAGIHYCIGAPLARIELAASMTALLEKAPTLALATEPTRKPNFVIRGLDGLAVEI
- a CDS encoding ABC transporter permease, coding for MTTTADTALTEPLSVRSGGSRQLAGTGTLLRFALRRDRVMVPVWVAVTGLMVLSMPNSLQALYGTAAERADLMRQLTTNSSLRALVGPVFDDSLGALTAWRVGVYAGLLAAVMSLLVVIRHTRDEEESGRQELIASGMVGRRASLTAALLAAAVANGGLALLVTLGLAGQGAAGALAFGLGIAGVGMVFATMAAVVAQLTESARLARGLTAGVLGAAFVLRAAGDASENEGSSFLTWVSPLGWLENERSFAEERWWVLLLFIAAAAIQGTVAYALAGRRDVGMSFLPTRPGPANGRLGTAGALAWRLQRGSVLGWSIGFFLAGVVYGGLTEGTAEFVGDNEAAREIFERMGGQSGLTNAFLASMIGMLGLVAALYIVGAVLRLHGEETSGRAEPLLANRVSRLRWAAGHLVVAFGGTVWIMLLAGLGFTLGYGKEAGPILGACLVQVAGVWVIGGAAVLLHGLTPRAAATAWGLAGAVLLIGWIGPALNAPQALLDLSPFGHLPKLPGGTMDWTPVLTLTGLAVVLVAGGLAGLRRRDISV